From Pseudothermotoga thermarum DSM 5069, a single genomic window includes:
- a CDS encoding ABC transporter permease produces MAEVNGKVMEKELISEEVDFQEKYLSRGQLIWRAFLKHRLGVVALVILIVLYIMALFADFLAPYDPLEQSLRHTYAPPTKIHRTYKGQKVKPYILPIISFVDKVTYERTYKEMLFPSRIVVEKPDGQREAYELGKDGVESIRFQISSVESIKINGEWVDVKRSPRIAEYLLFGYNDEALAKGQARFETSSAVAQEVYFKSYGSRFGLTDEEQIEAVAITETIESIVIRKDGRPQIVTGKIVDYDYKIYPVKWFVKSWTGKLFWLFPLSVHLFGVDNYDNNPYVKLFIMGADLYGRDVWSRIVFASRISLSIGFIGMVITFALAMVFGGISGYYGGLIDEALMRFAEIIMSIPNFYLLIMLRAMLPLDLPSTQIYILLVFILAFIGWAGTSRVIRGMVLSIRQREFVEAAIAIGLPNWKVLTRHVLPNTATYLIVASTLRIPGYILGEAGLSFLGLGIREPYASWGLMLAQAQDVYVITRAPWLLIPGLFIIITCLSFNTVGDALRDALDPRSLG; encoded by the coding sequence GGAGAGCGTTTCTAAAGCACAGGCTAGGAGTTGTGGCGCTTGTAATATTGATTGTGCTATATATCATGGCTCTGTTTGCAGATTTTCTTGCACCATATGATCCTTTGGAACAGTCTTTAAGACATACCTATGCTCCTCCTACAAAAATTCATAGGACTTACAAAGGACAGAAAGTTAAACCTTATATTCTTCCAATTATTAGTTTTGTCGACAAAGTTACTTATGAGAGAACTTATAAAGAAATGCTTTTTCCAAGCAGAATAGTCGTGGAAAAACCAGATGGCCAAAGAGAAGCTTACGAACTTGGAAAAGATGGTGTGGAAAGCATAAGGTTTCAAATTTCATCTGTTGAAAGCATAAAGATCAATGGAGAATGGGTTGATGTAAAGCGAAGTCCAAGGATTGCCGAATATCTTTTGTTTGGATATAATGACGAAGCCTTGGCAAAAGGTCAGGCGCGTTTTGAAACAAGTTCTGCTGTAGCACAAGAGGTTTATTTCAAATCTTATGGTTCTCGGTTTGGATTGACAGATGAAGAACAAATAGAAGCTGTGGCTATAACGGAAACGATAGAAAGTATAGTTATTCGAAAAGATGGAAGGCCGCAAATAGTAACAGGAAAAATAGTTGACTATGATTACAAGATTTATCCTGTCAAGTGGTTTGTAAAAAGCTGGACTGGGAAGTTGTTTTGGTTGTTTCCTTTGAGTGTTCATTTATTTGGAGTAGATAATTACGATAACAATCCGTATGTAAAATTGTTCATAATGGGTGCGGATTTGTATGGAAGAGACGTTTGGTCTCGAATAGTTTTTGCTTCGAGAATATCGCTTTCAATAGGTTTCATTGGAATGGTGATTACTTTTGCTCTTGCTATGGTTTTCGGAGGAATATCTGGTTACTATGGTGGACTGATCGACGAAGCATTGATGAGGTTTGCCGAAATAATAATGTCAATACCTAACTTTTACCTTTTGATCATGCTTCGGGCGATGCTTCCTCTTGATTTACCTTCAACTCAGATATACATCCTTTTAGTTTTCATCTTAGCGTTTATTGGATGGGCTGGTACATCGCGTGTCATAAGAGGTATGGTTCTTTCAATCAGGCAAAGGGAATTTGTTGAAGCAGCTATTGCAATAGGTCTTCCAAATTGGAAAGTTTTAACTCGCCATGTTTTGCCGAATACCGCAACTTACTTGATTGTTGCATCAACGTTGAGAATTCCAGGTTATATCCTTGGTGAAGCGGGTTTGAGCTTTCTTGGACTTGGAATAAGAGAGCCATATGCATCTTGGGGATTAATGCTTGCACAAGCACAGGATGTCTATGTGATAACAAGAGCACCTTGGTTGCTTATTCCAGGACTTTTCATAATAATAACTTGTCTATCCTTCAACACAGTGGGTGATGCTTTAAGAGACGCGCTTGATCCTAGATCGCTTGGATAA
- the murC gene encoding UDP-N-acetylmuramate--L-alanine ligase produces the protein MKIHFVGIGGIGMSSLALHSHFEGKLVYGSDLYENEQIRLLQKLGVKVFLGHSYNNWLNPDLVVYTPAVHKDNPEISRAKEEHVPVINRFEFLRSIVQRHLQYAVTGSDGKTTTTAMLAHVLKTIGENPTVFLGGLHTSLEYGNYRKGCEKVVYELDESQPEFCNFSPNYLIITNARGDHMENFKSDPSFYKKCFENLVLNTKDLAVTYREDETTGKLGHLTFGKTAGVCRLLERKVNRLVQAATIELDGKKYELILKVPGEHNVLNAMAVITLLWAIGHDVLAVIKALESFVNTYRRFTVTVIDEERRIFVVDDYAHTPDEIQCLLKAAQERFPNEKKVVVFQPHRYTRLAREDGKFSRALELADEVYVTEVYDAFEVDVPKISSKIIVEGLITSGKKAFYVPSLDLVESLLPVTENTVYLFVGAGDVIKASQRFVQTIKKKN, from the coding sequence ATGAAAATACATTTTGTTGGAATCGGCGGTATTGGAATGAGTTCTTTGGCTTTGCACTCTCACTTTGAAGGCAAGCTTGTCTATGGTTCGGATTTGTATGAAAATGAACAAATTAGGCTTCTACAAAAATTAGGTGTAAAGGTATTTCTCGGACACAGTTACAACAACTGGTTGAATCCGGATTTGGTAGTTTACACTCCTGCGGTTCACAAAGATAATCCGGAGATATCAAGAGCGAAGGAAGAACACGTACCAGTGATTAACAGGTTTGAGTTTTTACGCTCAATTGTACAAAGACATCTTCAATATGCAGTCACCGGCTCGGATGGTAAAACTACAACCACCGCCATGTTGGCCCATGTGTTGAAAACAATAGGTGAAAATCCCACAGTCTTTTTGGGTGGACTTCATACCTCTCTTGAGTATGGCAATTACAGAAAAGGATGCGAAAAAGTCGTTTATGAACTTGATGAAAGTCAACCTGAATTTTGTAATTTTTCTCCAAACTATCTCATCATAACGAACGCCAGAGGAGATCACATGGAGAATTTTAAATCTGATCCTTCATTCTATAAAAAATGTTTTGAAAATCTTGTTTTGAACACAAAGGATTTAGCAGTTACATATCGCGAGGATGAAACCACAGGAAAGCTTGGGCATCTAACCTTTGGCAAAACCGCTGGCGTGTGTAGACTTTTGGAACGTAAGGTAAATAGGTTGGTACAAGCGGCAACTATAGAACTAGATGGAAAAAAATACGAACTGATTTTGAAAGTCCCAGGCGAACACAACGTTTTAAATGCGATGGCAGTTATAACTTTACTTTGGGCAATTGGACACGATGTTTTAGCTGTAATCAAAGCTCTTGAGAGCTTTGTCAACACCTACAGAAGGTTCACTGTTACAGTAATCGATGAAGAACGAAGAATCTTTGTGGTCGATGATTATGCCCATACACCAGACGAGATTCAATGTTTGCTTAAAGCAGCACAAGAAAGATTTCCAAACGAAAAGAAGGTTGTTGTGTTCCAACCTCATCGCTACACGCGCTTGGCAAGGGAAGATGGAAAATTTTCCCGTGCGTTAGAGCTTGCAGATGAAGTTTACGTTACAGAAGTTTACGATGCGTTCGAAGTTGATGTTCCAAAAATTTCGTCGAAGATTATAGTCGAAGGTCTGATAACGAGTGGAAAAAAAGCTTTCTATGTACCTTCGCTGGACTTGGTGGAATCCCTGCTACCTGTTACCGAAAACACCGTCTATCTTTTCGTTGGAGCAGGAGATGTTATAAAAGCCAGTCAAAGATTTGTCCAAACGATAAAAAAGAAAAATTAA
- a CDS encoding UDP-N-acetylglucosamine--N-acetylmuramyl-(pentapeptide) pyrophosphoryl-undecaprenol N-acetylglucosamine transferase — protein MKIAAAGGGTGGHLYPALAVLESIVKIKDIDVVYFCVARGLENKIIPLEHPEYKRVVVDIMGLKRPIINPVNIKRLLKIAKIKSMISSETKECDFGFLTGGYVSFPVGKALLSQHKPIFIQEQNIVPGLTNKVLSKNARKIFVGFEETVRYFPRSVRKNVIVTGNPIRIKENDEWNEAKDFVLVMGGSKGSEFLNSIMEQIYSIDHETTFVHITGDSNWTKRLSKFKNVLAYDYIYSMASVWRRARLVIARAGALTVSEMLYFGVPGVLIPWEGSAGRHQVKNAMYLEKTGRAVVLRQKDCNRDNLLAALKKAQRLQRQEEKKDNPATQIAKIILEEIL, from the coding sequence ATGAAAATAGCAGCTGCAGGAGGGGGAACAGGTGGACATCTTTACCCAGCTTTGGCTGTTTTGGAGTCCATTGTAAAAATTAAAGATATTGATGTCGTTTATTTTTGTGTAGCGCGCGGTTTAGAGAACAAGATAATACCGCTTGAACATCCTGAGTACAAAAGAGTTGTTGTTGATATAATGGGATTGAAAAGACCGATAATCAACCCTGTGAATATAAAAAGGCTATTGAAAATTGCTAAAATTAAGAGTATGATTTCTTCGGAAACAAAAGAATGTGACTTCGGCTTTTTGACAGGTGGATATGTATCGTTTCCGGTTGGTAAAGCTTTGCTTTCGCAGCACAAGCCCATTTTCATACAGGAACAAAACATCGTACCAGGTTTGACGAACAAAGTTTTGAGCAAAAATGCAAGGAAAATATTCGTGGGATTTGAAGAAACTGTAAGGTATTTTCCTCGATCTGTCAGAAAAAACGTAATCGTCACTGGAAATCCAATAAGAATCAAAGAAAATGATGAATGGAATGAAGCAAAAGATTTCGTTCTAGTCATGGGAGGAAGCAAAGGTAGCGAATTCTTAAATTCAATTATGGAACAAATCTATTCCATAGACCATGAAACTACCTTCGTCCATATAACCGGCGATTCAAATTGGACTAAAAGACTGTCGAAGTTCAAAAACGTGCTGGCTTACGACTACATATATTCAATGGCATCTGTGTGGCGCAGAGCTAGGTTGGTGATTGCAAGGGCAGGTGCTTTAACTGTAAGTGAAATGTTGTATTTTGGAGTTCCAGGTGTTTTGATACCGTGGGAGGGTTCAGCAGGAAGACATCAAGTTAAAAACGCAATGTACCTAGAAAAAACAGGAAGGGCTGTTGTGCTGAGGCAAAAAGATTGCAACCGTGATAACCTTCTAGCTGCTTTGAAAAAAGCTCAAAGATTGCAACGACAAGAAGAAAAAAAAGATAACCCAGCCACGCAGATTGCAAAAATTATTTTGGAGGAGATTCTATGA
- a CDS encoding FtsW/RodA/SpoVE family cell cycle protein, with protein MSEQLSIVFVVAILIVVGMILISSVDVASQLVLFGNLHRNILKKHIENLVIGVLVMTITTMIDYKIHEKISGFYYLLSISLLFTPFFYSPAGGSRRWIDLGAFNFQPSEFAKLALIIFLSSYISHNKQHMKEFFKGFLIPLLLIFPMVVLVFLEPDMSTASIMFALTLLLLYSHGANGFYVLATVISSIVVLFVCAKMNLFFHDYQLWRLKVFFEEQIPQQLAKALQAIKEGGLVGKGVGLGNVKLAVPAVVTDFILAVAGEEFGIIGIIGITLLFLILIFILLKSIEKLSDTFATSFITGYAFLILLQVLVNLGVITGLVPITGVTLPFISYGGSSMVTMLCGFGIVINILTRREEEEQR; from the coding sequence TTGTCGGAACAGTTGTCAATTGTTTTTGTCGTGGCTATTCTGATCGTAGTTGGAATGATCTTGATATCAAGTGTTGATGTAGCTTCTCAGCTTGTTTTATTTGGAAATTTGCATAGAAACATTTTGAAAAAGCACATTGAAAATCTTGTGATCGGTGTACTTGTCATGACGATAACTACCATGATAGACTACAAAATACACGAAAAAATCTCAGGCTTTTATTATCTTTTATCCATAAGCTTGCTCTTCACGCCATTTTTTTATTCTCCAGCTGGTGGATCAAGACGTTGGATTGACTTAGGTGCTTTCAACTTTCAACCCTCTGAATTTGCAAAGTTAGCCCTCATAATCTTTTTATCAAGTTATATTTCGCACAATAAACAACATATGAAAGAATTTTTCAAAGGTTTTCTAATTCCGCTACTTCTGATCTTTCCAATGGTTGTTTTAGTTTTTCTCGAACCAGATATGAGCACAGCCTCCATAATGTTTGCCTTGACTTTGCTTTTACTTTACTCTCATGGTGCAAACGGGTTTTACGTGCTTGCAACTGTAATTTCTTCAATTGTTGTGCTTTTTGTTTGTGCAAAAATGAATCTATTTTTTCACGACTATCAACTTTGGCGTTTGAAAGTTTTCTTTGAAGAGCAAATTCCTCAGCAACTTGCCAAAGCTTTGCAAGCCATTAAAGAAGGAGGGCTAGTTGGGAAAGGTGTTGGACTTGGGAACGTCAAGCTTGCAGTTCCGGCGGTGGTTACAGATTTTATTCTGGCGGTTGCTGGGGAAGAATTTGGTATCATTGGTATAATCGGTATAACCTTGTTGTTTTTAATTTTGATTTTTATACTTCTAAAGAGCATTGAAAAACTTTCCGATACATTTGCAACATCTTTTATCACAGGTTATGCCTTTTTGATATTACTTCAAGTTTTGGTGAACCTTGGGGTTATCACTGGACTTGTACCAATCACTGGAGTAACCTTGCCGTTCATCAGCTACGGAGGAAGCTCAATGGTCACAATGCTTTGCGGTTTTGGGATAGTTATCAACATTTTGACAAGGAGGGAGGAAGAGGAACAAAGATGA
- the murD gene encoding UDP-N-acetylmuramoyl-L-alanine--D-glutamate ligase: MYALVGYGISNKELCKVLRQLGHNVFVSEIRLLNLEEKTELESLGVEYEEGQNSDAILRADRIVVSPSVKPDHPVVSKADEKVLTDLDVILALKKPKVVIGITGTNGKTTTCSMLTHALKKAGKSVECLGNIGNPIAKLVEKDIDYLVLELSSFQLFWSRKLPIDIGVITNIKPNHLDWHPSFEHYYRSKLKLFDFSSIRVYNSQDPLLSSLAMSYDNTVGFDRIKANKQEKTIELEGKLYPFSNANLYTTQNLWNLSAVVQVLRIIGFQISEALKLLEDFTPPKHRMQFVAEINGVSFYNDSKSTSAAATIEALENFEDKKVVLILTGKGKNENYEPLINKICEKAKAVVMFGEMASLIKDLIEKANVQSKIVENMDQAVKEAFSMAEPGEVVLLSPAGASFDLYKNYTERGEHFERVVKSLLGG; encoded by the coding sequence TTGTATGCACTAGTGGGTTATGGCATCAGCAACAAAGAATTGTGTAAAGTTCTTCGACAGTTGGGTCACAATGTTTTTGTGAGTGAAATTCGTTTGCTCAACTTAGAGGAAAAAACGGAACTTGAATCACTTGGTGTTGAATATGAAGAAGGGCAAAACAGTGACGCAATTTTGAGGGCTGATCGAATCGTTGTAAGTCCGTCTGTTAAACCGGACCATCCTGTCGTTTCCAAAGCAGATGAAAAAGTGCTGACAGATCTTGATGTAATTCTTGCTTTGAAAAAGCCAAAAGTCGTAATAGGGATCACTGGAACCAATGGGAAAACCACAACCTGCAGTATGTTAACACACGCTTTGAAAAAAGCTGGAAAGAGTGTCGAATGTCTTGGTAACATAGGTAATCCCATCGCAAAACTTGTGGAAAAAGACATAGATTACTTGGTGCTTGAACTTAGCAGCTTCCAACTTTTTTGGAGTAGAAAATTACCGATTGATATTGGCGTGATCACTAACATAAAGCCAAACCATTTGGATTGGCATCCAAGCTTTGAACATTATTATCGCTCAAAGCTGAAATTGTTCGATTTCTCTTCTATAAGAGTTTACAACTCGCAAGATCCTTTACTTTCCTCACTGGCAATGTCTTACGATAACACGGTTGGCTTTGATCGGATAAAAGCAAACAAACAAGAAAAAACCATTGAGCTGGAAGGAAAACTTTATCCATTTTCAAATGCAAACTTGTACACCACGCAGAATCTTTGGAACTTATCGGCAGTAGTTCAAGTGCTGAGAATAATTGGATTTCAAATAAGCGAGGCTTTAAAACTTTTGGAAGATTTCACCCCGCCAAAACACAGGATGCAATTTGTTGCTGAAATCAACGGGGTTAGCTTTTACAACGATTCAAAATCCACAAGTGCCGCTGCAACTATCGAAGCATTGGAAAACTTTGAAGATAAAAAAGTCGTGTTGATACTAACAGGTAAAGGAAAAAACGAAAATTATGAACCTTTGATAAACAAAATTTGTGAAAAAGCAAAAGCAGTCGTAATGTTTGGAGAAATGGCTAGTTTGATAAAAGACCTGATAGAAAAAGCAAATGTTCAAAGCAAAATCGTGGAAAACATGGATCAAGCTGTAAAAGAAGCCTTTTCAATGGCAGAACCAGGCGAAGTTGTTTTACTTAGCCCTGCAGGAGCAAGTTTTGATCTTTACAAGAACTATACCGAAAGGGGAGAACATTTTGAAAGGGTGGTAAAATCTTTGCTGGGGGGTTAA
- a CDS encoding bifunctional 2-keto-4-hydroxyglutarate aldolase/2-keto-3-deoxy-6-phosphogluconate aldolase: protein MLQVVDRIIESGIVAVIRAETPERAIEICRACKEGGIVAIEVTFSVPHAAEVIYQLDKEFGKEILLGAGTVLDPYTAKIAIEAGARYIIAPNLSEETALLCNKHRVPYIPGVLTPTEIVRALELGVPLMKLFPASAVGPSYIKAIHGPLPQAKLIPTGGVELDNVKEWIKAGAVAVGVGGGLTKGTREQIVETARKFVQLIAEARKEKET from the coding sequence ATGTTACAGGTTGTTGATAGGATCATTGAATCAGGTATTGTTGCGGTTATTCGTGCAGAGACTCCTGAAAGGGCTATAGAGATCTGTCGAGCTTGTAAAGAAGGTGGAATAGTTGCCATAGAAGTGACTTTTAGCGTTCCCCACGCAGCTGAAGTAATTTATCAACTTGACAAAGAATTTGGTAAAGAAATTCTCCTTGGAGCAGGAACGGTTCTTGATCCCTACACTGCTAAAATAGCAATCGAGGCTGGAGCGAGGTACATTATCGCACCAAATCTTTCAGAGGAAACAGCACTTCTTTGTAACAAACACAGGGTACCTTATATTCCCGGAGTTTTGACACCAACGGAAATAGTGAGAGCATTGGAATTGGGTGTGCCTTTGATGAAGCTTTTCCCAGCATCGGCAGTCGGACCTTCTTACATTAAGGCAATACACGGTCCTCTGCCACAGGCAAAACTCATACCAACTGGCGGTGTGGAACTTGACAACGTCAAAGAATGGATTAAAGCTGGAGCGGTGGCTGTAGGTGTCGGCGGCGGTTTAACGAAGGGAACTAGAGAGCAGATAGTAGAGACTGCCAGAAAATTTGTGCAACTCATAGCTGAGGCAAGAAAAGAAAAGGAAACTTAA
- a CDS encoding CinA family nicotinamide mononucleotide deamidase-related protein codes for MQKAVVINTGSELVEGRTLNSNAKYICEKLAERGFVVKKVLMLDDDLDLISSTVSQELLDNDLLIITGGLGPTEDDKTREAVAKALNRSLYVDQELANKILDRVKKYYSKIPENIVKQAEVIEGAKVIPNEVGTAPGQLIELPGKKIVILPGPPQELIPMFEKIVNDLKASEDLIIVVMTFFGIPESVIDETISQLEPSKEIKVTTQATYDNGVKVRLIANKSISCKVNEFAEKLIKKFKEAFVGFGDLKLEEVVVNLLKERGKKLAVAESCTGGLISSRIVSVPGASQVFLGSVVAYDNDVKIKVLGVSSDTLKKFGAVSQECAMEMALGIEKLTGADICVAVTGIAGPTGGTVDKPVGTVYIAVKYENNCQVIRLFYPHERNIFRMRISGHALFEVVKRLKGMI; via the coding sequence TTGCAAAAAGCCGTTGTTATAAACACTGGGAGCGAGCTTGTTGAGGGACGTACTTTGAATTCAAACGCAAAATATATATGTGAGAAACTTGCAGAGAGAGGTTTTGTGGTCAAGAAGGTTCTAATGCTCGATGACGATCTTGATTTGATTTCCTCGACTGTAAGCCAAGAGCTTTTGGATAACGATTTACTGATCATAACAGGTGGATTGGGACCAACAGAGGATGACAAAACAAGGGAAGCTGTTGCAAAAGCTTTGAATAGATCTCTTTACGTTGATCAAGAGTTAGCCAATAAAATTCTAGATAGGGTGAAAAAATATTACTCTAAAATTCCTGAGAACATCGTGAAGCAAGCAGAGGTTATAGAAGGTGCAAAAGTAATTCCAAACGAAGTGGGAACAGCTCCTGGTCAGTTGATAGAATTACCCGGCAAAAAAATCGTGATTCTACCTGGCCCGCCTCAGGAATTAATTCCAATGTTTGAAAAGATTGTAAATGATTTAAAAGCTTCTGAAGATCTCATTATAGTTGTGATGACCTTCTTTGGGATACCAGAATCAGTCATCGATGAAACAATTTCGCAGCTGGAACCTTCTAAAGAAATCAAGGTTACCACGCAGGCCACTTACGACAACGGTGTTAAAGTTAGATTGATTGCCAACAAATCTATATCTTGCAAGGTAAATGAGTTTGCAGAAAAGCTTATCAAAAAGTTTAAAGAAGCCTTTGTGGGATTCGGAGATTTAAAGCTCGAGGAAGTGGTGGTTAATTTACTCAAAGAACGTGGTAAAAAGCTTGCGGTTGCCGAATCGTGCACAGGAGGTTTGATATCCTCAAGGATAGTTTCAGTTCCTGGTGCTTCACAAGTTTTTTTAGGAAGTGTTGTGGCTTACGATAACGACGTTAAAATAAAGGTACTTGGAGTTTCAAGTGATACTCTGAAAAAATTTGGCGCTGTTTCGCAAGAATGTGCTATGGAAATGGCTTTGGGAATAGAAAAACTAACAGGTGCAGATATATGTGTTGCGGTGACTGGAATAGCTGGTCCGACAGGTGGAACAGTTGACAAACCCGTTGGGACTGTTTATATTGCGGTAAAATACGAAAACAACTGCCAAGTTATAAGGCTTTTTTATCCGCACGAAAGAAACATTTTTCGAATGAGAATTTCTGGTCATGCACTGTTTGAAGTTGTGAAAAGGTTGAAGGGTATGATATGA
- a CDS encoding chemotaxis protein CheA produces MVNEQYLSVFIAESKEYIQTLNDSLLALEKDPNNMEAVNEAFRALHTLKGMAGTMGFDRMSKFCHVVEQFLDKVRNKKVALTSDYLDGLFASIDILDKMLNSIVNTGTDQVGEAEMEILIKSFESAKVTQDTEKTIEQEAKSKTSKAEEMNEFSIELSPEVLNVIREAKKQGYNAYKVKVVLEQGTQFKAVRMFMVFKQIEDNGGQILSSLPSVEDIEQEKFDLEVELVVVTKQEKEDLRNSLLAISEIEKVMIADISPEQQVEIVKEHVKPQPTVEETKQAVEEESKTAKRKRIVQTVRVDIDKLDTLMNLMGELVISRSRIADTLRKYNIKEVDESLAQLTRVTLDLQNVVMKMRMVPIAFVFNRFPRMVRDLAKQLNKEINFIIEGEETELDRTFVEDIGEPILHLLRNAIDHGIESKEERLAKGKPAVGTVVLSARHEGNNVVIEVKDDGRGIDRNAVLKKAIEKGLITEAQAESLSDEKVYEFLFLPGFSTKSEATELSGRGVGMDVVKNVVESLNGSVSIQSVRGKGTTVTIRLPLTLAIIQALLVKVGKYVYAIPIANIDSTLNIDRSQIKKIQDREVTVIRGEIVPIVKLWEVLGIPHELQDGFYNTVIVRSGNRKIGIAVDTLIGQEDIVIKSLGKIFSDVKLFSGGAILGDGSIALILDVTNIA; encoded by the coding sequence ATGGTTAATGAGCAATATTTGAGTGTGTTCATCGCTGAAAGCAAAGAATACATTCAAACTCTTAACGATAGCTTACTTGCTTTGGAAAAGGATCCAAACAACATGGAAGCTGTCAACGAAGCTTTCAGAGCTTTGCATACGCTCAAGGGAATGGCCGGAACAATGGGTTTTGATAGGATGTCAAAATTCTGTCATGTTGTTGAACAATTTTTGGACAAAGTTAGAAACAAAAAAGTAGCTTTGACTTCGGATTATCTAGATGGGTTGTTTGCCAGCATAGATATACTCGACAAGATGTTGAATTCGATTGTGAACACAGGCACGGATCAAGTTGGGGAAGCAGAAATGGAAATATTGATCAAAAGCTTCGAAAGTGCAAAAGTTACTCAAGATACCGAAAAAACCATTGAGCAAGAAGCGAAAAGTAAGACATCGAAGGCTGAGGAAATGAACGAATTTTCAATAGAGCTATCTCCAGAAGTTTTGAACGTGATAAGAGAGGCAAAAAAACAAGGCTACAATGCCTACAAAGTAAAAGTTGTGCTTGAACAGGGGACGCAGTTTAAAGCTGTTAGAATGTTCATGGTTTTCAAGCAGATCGAAGACAACGGTGGACAGATTCTCAGCTCTTTACCATCCGTTGAGGATATAGAACAAGAAAAGTTTGATCTTGAAGTTGAATTAGTCGTTGTGACTAAGCAAGAAAAGGAAGATCTTAGAAATTCTCTGTTAGCGATATCAGAAATAGAAAAGGTGATGATAGCTGACATTTCACCAGAACAACAAGTTGAAATTGTCAAAGAACATGTGAAACCTCAGCCAACTGTTGAGGAAACAAAGCAAGCCGTTGAAGAGGAATCTAAAACTGCAAAACGTAAAAGAATTGTACAGACTGTTAGAGTCGATATAGATAAACTCGACACACTTATGAACCTCATGGGTGAGTTGGTCATTTCTCGCAGTAGAATTGCCGATACCTTGAGAAAATACAACATAAAAGAAGTTGACGAAAGTTTAGCCCAGCTAACCAGAGTAACTCTTGATCTACAAAACGTTGTGATGAAAATGAGAATGGTTCCAATCGCTTTTGTTTTCAACAGATTTCCAAGAATGGTTCGTGATTTGGCAAAACAGTTGAACAAGGAGATAAACTTCATCATCGAAGGTGAGGAAACAGAACTTGATAGAACGTTTGTTGAAGATATAGGCGAACCGATACTCCATCTGTTGCGCAACGCCATCGACCATGGTATAGAAAGTAAGGAAGAGCGCTTGGCAAAGGGAAAACCAGCCGTTGGAACAGTTGTGCTTTCCGCAAGGCACGAGGGTAACAACGTTGTAATAGAGGTAAAGGACGATGGAAGAGGAATAGATAGAAACGCCGTTTTGAAAAAAGCTATAGAAAAAGGTTTAATAACGGAAGCGCAAGCAGAATCTCTATCCGACGAAAAAGTTTATGAGTTTTTGTTCTTGCCAGGATTTTCGACCAAGTCTGAGGCGACGGAACTTTCTGGCAGAGGGGTTGGGATGGACGTTGTAAAGAACGTCGTAGAATCTTTAAATGGTTCAGTGAGTATACAAAGTGTCCGAGGGAAAGGAACTACTGTTACAATACGATTACCTTTAACTTTGGCAATAATACAAGCTTTGCTTGTTAAGGTTGGAAAGTACGTTTACGCGATACCTATTGCAAATATTGACAGCACTCTCAACATTGATCGCTCGCAGATAAAGAAAATCCAGGATCGCGAGGTTACGGTGATAAGAGGTGAAATTGTTCCTATTGTGAAACTTTGGGAAGTGCTTGGTATTCCACACGAACTTCAAGATGGCTTTTATAACACAGTTATAGTTAGATCTGGAAATAGGAAAATAGGAATAGCTGTTGACACCTTGATAGGTCAAGAAGATATCGTTATAAAATCGCTTGGCAAGATCTTCTCAGATGTGAAACTTTTCAGTGGTGGAGCAATACTTGGTGACGGTAGTATTGCTTTGATTTTGGATGTAACAAACATCGCGTAA
- a CDS encoding chemotaxis protein CheW, which yields MAEQKIFEVFVFSIGDQEMAFDIEYVSMVIDKAEITPVPRSKPTVLGVMNLRGRIVPVISLPKLLGLQDSASEEVGKIVVVNWEEIEAGFAVSKVKGVTRCSIEEVEKLYKLDKFGEKCKGIIKKGDELIVYLSLDKILEELTAAYEHV from the coding sequence ATGGCTGAACAAAAGATTTTTGAAGTGTTTGTTTTTAGTATAGGAGATCAAGAAATGGCTTTTGATATCGAATACGTTAGCATGGTTATTGATAAAGCAGAGATAACCCCAGTTCCAAGGTCAAAACCAACAGTTCTTGGGGTTATGAACTTGAGAGGTAGGATTGTTCCGGTTATAAGCTTGCCAAAGTTGCTTGGATTGCAAGACTCAGCGAGTGAAGAGGTGGGAAAGATAGTTGTTGTAAATTGGGAAGAAATAGAAGCAGGCTTTGCAGTTTCAAAGGTGAAGGGAGTAACAAGGTGTAGCATCGAAGAGGTTGAAAAACTGTACAAACTGGATAAGTTTGGTGAAAAATGCAAAGGTATTATCAAAAAAGGAGATGAATTGATTGTATATCTTAGTCTTGATAAAATCTTAGAGGAATTAACAGCTGCTTATGAACATGTTTAA